From one Halorhabdus rudnickae genomic stretch:
- a CDS encoding Cap15 family cyclic dinucleotide receptor domain-containing protein, with protein MHNFSTDQANRHQRYILIGILTAVIYLGGISVFGPIVGFSLGIVSSLLYIGFTRYLWKWEWLHDKGLVAVPNLNGSWEGYLYTSADADLIPDEQIVDEGRQVEGLTKQETSIEINQTWDKIRVSLNGPESPSHSRAATILVKEKAWPTLSYNYWNDGSTTNEELDPHYGTAILEYDEGQDKLEGKYYNRPDQRGTHGILELYRVN; from the coding sequence ATGCACAACTTTTCCACTGACCAAGCGAATCGCCATCAGCGGTACATCCTAATCGGTATCCTTACTGCTGTAATCTATCTGGGCGGAATCAGTGTTTTTGGTCCTATAGTCGGGTTCTCATTGGGTATTGTCTCGTCATTACTATACATCGGATTCACAAGGTACCTCTGGAAATGGGAGTGGTTACACGATAAGGGACTGGTCGCTGTTCCAAACTTGAATGGATCATGGGAAGGATATCTGTACACGTCCGCCGACGCGGATCTCATTCCCGACGAACAAATTGTTGACGAGGGACGTCAGGTTGAGGGGCTAACAAAACAAGAAACCAGTATTGAGATTAATCAGACGTGGGATAAGATACGTGTATCCTTGAATGGACCAGAGTCGCCCTCACACAGCCGAGCAGCGACGATTCTAGTTAAAGAAAAGGCTTGGCCGACACTCTCGTATAACTACTGGAATGATGGGAGTACCACCAACGAGGAGCTTGATCCGCATTATGGGACTGCTATCTTAGAATACGATGAGGGCCAAGACAAACTTGAAGGCAAGTACTACAACCGACCGGATCAGCGAGGAACCCATGGAATACTGGAACTGTATAGAGTGAACTGA
- a CDS encoding Cap15 family cyclic dinucleotide receptor domain-containing protein: protein MHTYSTDNDNRPTVYGILGFAAYAAALAVGWLSTTLSAVIPAVAGITISWGVGFTLLTATFSRFIWKTGIARATGASKVPDFNGEWTGYVKTSYEGVIPDDALHASNDPNAEMQRVAATLQITQTWRKISIHLETDNSESDSTGATVLTEDGRWPSLNYQYENDPDPDSASSMTRHYGTADLALKTDSDETVLEGFYYTGPGRENYGEMYFVKSG from the coding sequence ATGCATACCTACTCAACGGACAACGACAATAGGCCGACTGTATACGGTATTCTTGGATTCGCAGCCTATGCAGCCGCCCTTGCCGTGGGATGGCTTTCAACAACGCTTAGTGCAGTAATACCCGCAGTCGCGGGCATTACGATCTCATGGGGTGTGGGATTCACTCTTCTTACAGCGACATTCAGTCGGTTCATCTGGAAGACCGGAATCGCCCGCGCAACAGGAGCGTCAAAAGTTCCTGATTTCAACGGCGAGTGGACGGGATACGTAAAAACCTCGTATGAAGGAGTGATTCCGGATGATGCGCTTCACGCGTCGAACGACCCGAATGCGGAAATGCAGCGGGTCGCTGCGACACTGCAAATTACCCAGACATGGCGAAAAATTAGCATCCACCTGGAGACCGATAATTCCGAGTCAGACAGTACTGGCGCAACCGTACTGACTGAAGATGGGCGTTGGCCGAGCCTCAACTACCAGTATGAGAACGATCCAGACCCAGATTCAGCCTCTTCGATGACAAGACACTACGGAACCGCTGACTTAGCTTTAAAAACAGACTCCGACGAAACAGTACTAGAGGGGTTCTATTACACAGGCCCTGGCCGTGAGAACTATGGAGAAATGTACTTCGTGAAATCAGGGTGA